CGCGTATCTTGCGCGCGAGCGTGCTGGTCGTGCGCGAACTCGACTATGTCCACGCCTCGCGCGCGGCGGGTGCTGGCGATTGGCATATCCTCACGCGCCACATCCTGCCCAATTGCATGGCGCCCCTGCTCGTTCAGCTCAGCTTCGTCTTCGCCTATGCCGTGCTGTCCGAGGCGGTGCTGAGCTTCCTGGGATTGGGCGCGCCGCCGACCGTGCCGAGCTGGGGCATCCTCATTTCCGAAGGCCGGTCCTATATCCGCGAAGCATGGTGGCTGACGGTCGTGCCCGGAATCGCCATCGCGGTCACGGTGCTCGGCCTCAATCTGCTGGGCGACGGTCTGCGCGACGTGCTCGACCCGCGCATGAAGATCCAACAGGAGTAGCCGTGAGCGACGCGTTGCTCAGCGTACGGAATTTGACCACGGCCTTCGCGACCGAAAGCGGAAGCACGATCGCCGTCGACGATGTCGGCTTCGACGTGCGCGCGGGCGAAGCCGTCGGCCTGATCGGCGAAAGCGGCTCGGGCAAAAGTGTCGCGGCGCTGTCGATCTTGGGCCTGCTGCCGACACCGCCCGCGCGCGTCTTGTCGGGCAGCGCCATGTTCGAAGGCCGCGACCTTCTGCAAATGCCCGCGAAGGAACTTCGCCGCATCCGGGGCAAGCGCATCGGCATGATCTTCCAGGAGCCGATGACGAGCCTCAACCCCGTCTTCCCGATCGGCGAACAGATCGCCGAAAGCTTGCGCTTGCACGAGCGCCTCGGCAACGAAGCCGCGCGCAAACGCGCCGTCGCGATGCTCGACCGCGTGGGCATTCCCTCGGCGTCGCGCCGCCTCGACGATTATCCGCACCAGTTGTCGGGCGGCATGCGCCAGCGCGTGATGATCGCCATCGCGTTGGCCTGCGATCCCAAGCTGCTGATCGCCGACGAGCCGACCACGGCGCTCGACGTTACGGTGCAGGCGCAGCTCCTCGACCTGCTGAACGATCTGCGGCGCGAGACGGGCATGGCGATGCTGCTGATCACCCATAACATGGGCGTGATCGCCGAATTCGCCGATCGCGTGGTCGTGATGTATTCGGGCCGCGTGGCGGAGGAAGCGCCGATCGAAACCTTGTTCGATGCGCCCCGCCATCCCTATACGCAAGGCTTGCTCGGCGCCACTCCCACCCTCGCCCAGACGGAAGTGCGCTTGCGCACCATTCCCGGCGCGCTGCCGGACCCGGCCGCCCCGCCGCCCGGTTGCCGCTTCGCGCCGCGCTGCGACTTCGCCGAGGCGGCGTGTTCGGCCGCGCGACCGACGGACGTCACGCTCGCCGCCGGCCATCGCGCCGCCTGCCGACGTACCGACGCGACGATGAATTGGCAAGCGGCATGACAACGACGCCCCTTCTGCGCGTCCGCGACCTCACCAAGCATTTTCCGGTGAAGGGCGGCGCCTTGTTCGCGCGCGAAACCGGCCGCGTGCGCGCGGTCGACGGCGTGTCGTTCGATCTTCACGCCGGCGAAGCCTTGGGCGTGGTCGGCGAAAGCGGTTGCGGCAAATCGACGACCGGGCGTTTGACGCTGCGCTTGATCGAGCCGACATCGGGCGACGTCGAATTCGACGGCCGGAACGTTCTGGCGCTCGGCAAGGCCGAACTGCGCCAGCTGCGCCGGTCGATGCAGATCGTCTTCCAGGATCCGCAAGCCTCGCTCGATCCGCGCATGACGGTCGAGGAGATCGTGACCGAACCGCTCGTCGTGCAAGGCGATTTGCGCGGTGAAGCGCGGACGAAGAAGGCGCGCGCGTTACTGGAGCTTGTCGGCCTGCCCGCCGCGCATATTTCGCGCTATCCGCACGAATTTTCCGGCGGGCAGCGCCAACGCATCGGGATCGCACGCGCGCTGGCGCCGGGCCCGAAGCTGATCGTCTGCGACGAACCCGTCTCGGCGCTCGACGTTTCGGTCCAAGCGCAGATCGTCAATCTGCTGAGCGATCTGCAAAAGGAACTCGGCCTCGCCTATCTTTTCATCGCGCATGACCTCGCGGTCGTACGGCATCTGTGCCAGCGCGTTGCGGTCATGTATCTCGGCCGTATCGTCGAGATCGGCGCGGTCGCCGATCTGTTCGCCAAGCCCCAGCATCCCTATACGCGCATGCTGCTGGCGTCGGTGCCGGCCGCCCATCCGCGCTTGCGCCGCACGCAAGCGATCCCGCGCGGCGACGT
This genomic interval from Alphaproteobacteria bacterium contains the following:
- a CDS encoding ATP-binding cassette domain-containing protein, producing MTTTPLLRVRDLTKHFPVKGGALFARETGRVRAVDGVSFDLHAGEALGVVGESGCGKSTTGRLTLRLIEPTSGDVEFDGRNVLALGKAELRQLRRSMQIVFQDPQASLDPRMTVEEIVTEPLVVQGDLRGEARTKKARALLELVGLPAAHISRYPHEFSGGQRQRIGIARALAPGPKLIVCDEPVSALDVSVQAQIVNLLSDLQKELGLAYLFIAHDLAVVRHLCQRVAVMYLGRIVEIGAVADLFAKPQHPYTRMLLASVPAAHPRLRRTQAIPRGDVPSALNPPTGCHFHPRCAFATDKCRAEAPRPRETSPGYVVACHYAGELGEKK
- a CDS encoding ABC transporter ATP-binding protein, which codes for MVADGRARNRHRGHGARPQSAGRRSARRARPAHEDPTGVAVSDALLSVRNLTTAFATESGSTIAVDDVGFDVRAGEAVGLIGESGSGKSVAALSILGLLPTPPARVLSGSAMFEGRDLLQMPAKELRRIRGKRIGMIFQEPMTSLNPVFPIGEQIAESLRLHERLGNEAARKRAVAMLDRVGIPSASRRLDDYPHQLSGGMRQRVMIAIALACDPKLLIADEPTTALDVTVQAQLLDLLNDLRRETGMAMLLITHNMGVIAEFADRVVVMYSGRVAEEAPIETLFDAPRHPYTQGLLGATPTLAQTEVRLRTIPGALPDPAAPPPGCRFAPRCDFAEAACSAARPTDVTLAAGHRAACRRTDATMNWQAA